GCAGTTCTCGAGCGTCCTGGCCATGGCGATCCGCAACTGCCGTCTCTTCAAGGAAGTCCAAAGCCAGGCCCACACGGACGCCCTCACGCGCCTGGGCAACTACCGGGCGTTCCACGAAACTCTGCGGTCGGAAATGCACCGGGCCGCCCGCTACGACCGGCCGCTCGGTTTGATCATGCTCGACATCGACTCGTTCAAGGAGATCAACGACCGCTACGGCCACCAGGCGGGCGACGCGGCGCTGGCGGAGCTGGGACGCCTGGTCCGCGCCTCCATCCGGCGCGAAGACGCGGCGGCGCGCTACGGCGGAGACGAAATCGCCGTCATCCTCCCCGAAACGCGCCCGCAAGGGTGCCTCATGGTCGTCCAGCGCCTCATGGCGGCCGTGCGCAACCACGCGTTCCACTTCGAGGGAAAGCGCCTCCCCGTCACGATCAGCGTGGGCGTGGCTTCGTTCCGGCCGGACATGACGATCACCCAGTTCGTCCGTGCCGCCGACCAGGCGCTCTACCGGGCCAAGCAGCGGGGGCGCAACCGCTTCGAAACCGCGGACGAAACAGCCCCGGCGTGATCCGCCCTCAACGCCCCGCCAGATCCCACACGAGGATCGTCGAATCCCCCGCGGCGGTCGCCGCCCGCCGCCCCTCCGGCGAGAAGGCCGCCGCGAAGATCCGCCCCTCGTGCCCCTCCAGGACGCGACGCTCCTGACCCGTCGCGGCGTCCCACAAACGCACGGTGCGGTCCTCCGCCCCCGTCAGGACGAACCTCCCGTCCGGCGACACGGCCACGGCCTCCGCGTCGTCCCAGTGACCGTAGAGCGTCCGATGAGGCTTGCCCCGCTCCAGGTCCCAGAGAACGACGCCCGGCTCTCCGCCCGCCGCCGCCAGGAGCCGACCGTCCGGAAAAACCGCCAGGGAACGCGCCGCGGCGCGGGCGCCGCCGAACCGGCGGCTCTCGCGACCCGTGGCGGCCTCCAGCACCCGGAAGCCCCCCGCCGAATCGGCGACGACGAGAAACTTTCCGCCCGGAACGAACGCCACGGGGCCGGGAACCTCCTCGAACGGCCCGGCGGTCCAAAGCGCCTCCCCCCGGACGGGGTCCCACGCGCGCACCGTGCGGTCGGCGCCGGAGGTGACGACCGCCCTTCCGTCCGGCGCGGCCGCCAGGCCGGCCACGCCGTCCGCATGCGCCTTCCAGGCGCCCCCCTCCTTCCCCGTCTCCAGGTCCCACAGCCGCACCTCGCCCGCCGCGTCGGCGGACGCCAGCCTGCCGCCGACGGGAAGAAAGACCGCGGCGCGAAGCTCCGCCGCGTGGCCCGCCAGGGTCCTCCGGGAGGCGCCCGTTCCCGCGTCCCAGAGACGGATCGACCGGTCCGCGCACCCGGCGGCGATCGCGCGGCCGTCCGGCGAGAAGGCGAGCCCGGCCACGGCGCCGCCTCCCTCGTGCGGTCGGAGCCGCTCCCGCCCCGTGGCCGCCTCCCACACGCGGACTTCCCCGCCGCCCGTCCCGGCGGCCAGAATCTTTCCGTCCGGCGAAAAGGCCAGCGACCCGACGCCGAGCGGGGAAACCGGCCAGGTCCCCTCCGGCCGGCCCGAAGGGACTTCCCAAAGGCGGACCGTTCCGTCCTTGCCGGCCGAAGCCGCGCGGGCGCCGTCCGGCGAAAAGGCCACTCGATGCACGACGCCCTCGTGGCCGCGCAGCTCGGCTTCGGGCGTTCCCTCGGCGACCTTCCAGAGACGGACCGTGCCCTTCCAGGTTCCCGCGGCCAGCCGCTTCCCGTCGCGCGAGAAGGCCAGGCACTGGACGGCGCCGTCCGCGTCCCTCCATGTCTTCAGAAGACGCGGCAGCGCCGGGTTCCAGAGCCGGATCGTCCCATCAAGCCCCGCGGACGCCAGGACCGCGCCGTCCGGAGCGAACGCCACCGCCGAGACGTTGCCCTCGTGACCGCGCAGGGCGGCGCGCTCCTGGCCGGTGGCGGCATCCCACACGTAGATCGCGTCGTCTGCGCCGGCGGAAGCGGCGAGCTTTCCGTCCGGCGAGAAGGCCACGGACCAGACGTGCTCCTCGTGCCCGTAGAAGCCGCCGACTTCCTGCCCGGAAGCGGCGTCCCACAGGCGGACGGTCTTGTCCTGCCCGGTGGTGGCGATCCGTTTGCCGTCCGAAGACCAGGCCAGGGCGAACATCCGCCCGCGGTGCCCCTCGACGAGCAGGAGCCGCTTGCCCGTGAGCGCGTCCCACACGCGCAGGGTGCGGTCGTGGCTCGAGGAAGCCAGGCGGGCGCCGTCCGGCGAGAACTCCAGGCCCACGACGGGGGCGTCGTGACGCAGGCGCGCGGTGCCGAGGCGCAGGGACGCGCCCGCGGGAAGAGGGTCCCCGGCCGCATCGGTCCGCTCCTGAGCCAGGGCGAGAGAAAGCGCGAGGACAAGCACCTCTTTATCTTACGCCGGGCCGCCCGGCTACTCCACGTAGCTGACGACGATTTCGGTCTGGCCCTGCGAGACGATGTCGAACTCGCCGAGCTGAGCGGGGATGAGGTACGTCTCGCCCTTCTTGAAGGGCTGGGAGGATTTCTTCTTTTCGCCGAAGAGGTACTTGCCCTTGCCGGACACCACGGTATGGACGACGCTGCGGGCGGGGTTGGCCTTCTCGGTGATCTTCTGGCGTCCGAGCTCGATCGATTCCATGGTGAACTTCTCGCACTTGATGAGGAGCTTGCGGCGGTAGGGGTATCCGGGGATGCGCGACGGCTTGTACTTGGAGACGCCCATGGAGTAGAAGTCCGTCACCCCCATGGCTTTCTCGACGTCGAGCGGGCGCGGCTTCTTGTTGAAGCCCACGCGGCCCCAGTCGGTCAGCCGGTAGGTCGTGTCGGAATTCTGCTGCACTTCGAGAAACACCACGCCGCCGTAGGCCGAGTGGATCGTGCCGGGGGGAATGAAGATGACGTCCTGCTCCTTGACGTCCATCACGTTGAGGCACTGCTCGATCGTTCCCTTCTTGAGGTGCTCGCGGAACTCCGCGACGGTCGTGCCCGGGAGAACGCCGCGGATGACGCGGGCCTCCTTGGGGGCGTGGAGGATGTACCACGCCTCCATCTTTCCGACGCCTTCGCTCTCGTACCGCTGAGCGTAGTCGTCCGAGGGATGAACCTGAAGGGACAGGCGGTCGTGCGCCGCGATGAACTTGACGAGGAGGGGATAGCGGCGGAACCGCATGGCGTGCTCGTCGCCGAGAAGGGACCGGCGGTATTCCTGGAGAAGCTCGTCGAGGGTCCAGCCCTTGTAGGGCCCGTTGGCGACCACGCTGACGTCGCCTTCGCGGTGGGAGAGTTCCCAGGACTCCCCGACGCGGCGGCCGGCGCCTTTCTTGCCGAGGACCTTGGCCAGCTCCGGCCCGCCCCAGATCTTTTCCTTGTAGATTTCCTTGAAACGCAGCGGATAGAGGGGGAGGGGCCGATCGGGCATGCGGGGATTCTAGGGAGGGGGCGAAAGCCTGTCAACAAATGAGCCCGCGCCCGAGGGCGCGCGCTTCCCGGTTTTCCTTGACTTCGCACGCCGCCGGCCGTATAGAATGCGGTTCTCCGAATGAAGACTTGGGCTGCCGGCTTCGCGTACGCGTACTGGCCCCGCTGAAGGCGGGCTCGGCAGCTCCGTTACCGACCTAAGCTTCGCGAGAACCCGCCGCCAACCCCGGCGGGTTTTTTTGTCGGATGACGACGATCAAGGTGGAACTCAAGCCGGTGGTCCGGGAGATTCCCGCGGACCTCGAGACGCCCGTTTCGGCGTTCCTCAAGCTTCAGGGGAACGGCGCGCGGTTTCTTCTCGAATCCGTCGAGATGGGCGAGAACCTCGGGCGCTATTCCTTCATCGGCCTGGACGCCCTCAAGAACATCAAGGTCTTTCCGGACCGGATGACCGTGGAGGAGGCCGGGAAGATCGAGACCCTTGCGCTGGAGAACCGCAACCCGCTCGAGATCCTGCGGCAGATCCTGGCCCCGCTGGCGATCCGCCACGCGGGGCTGCCGGGCCTCGTGGGGGGCGCGGTCGGATACATCGGATACGACTTCGTGCGCTTCCTCGAACGGCTCCCGAACCGGCTGCCCGACCCGCTCGGGCTTCCCCTCTGCAACTTCTACCTCGCCTCCACGATGGTCATTTTCGACCACGTGAAGCACAAGATGCTCCTGGTCACGGTGGCCCAGGAGAATCCTCACGGGAAGCTCGCCGAGGTGTGCGACCTCCTGCGCCGTCCGCTCGGACCGGAATGGACCTCGCCGCGCCCGGCTCCGCGGCGCGCGGAGTTCGTGTCCGAATTCCCGGCCGACGAATTCCGCGCCGCGGTTCTCAAGGCCAAGGAGTACATCCGGATCGGGGACATCTTCCAGGTGGTCCTCTCCCAGCGCGCCCACGGGGAGATCCACGTGGATCCCTTTCAGGTCTACCGCGCGCTGCGGATCCTGAATCCGTCGCCGTACATGTTCTTCCTCGATTACGGGGACTACCAGCTCGTGGGCTCCTCCCCCGAGATCCACGCCAAGCTCGCGGGCGACCAGGCGGTGCTCCGCCCGATCGCCGGCACGCGCCCGCGCGGCCGGACCGAGGAGGAGGATCGGGCCCTCGAGCGGGAACTGCTGGCCGACGAAAAGGAACGGGCCGAGCACCTCATGCTCATCGACCTGGCGCGCAACGACGTGGGCCGCTGCGCGCGGTACGGCACGGTCCGCTGCACGGAACTCTACACCGTGGAGCGCTATTCCCACGTGATGCACCTGGTCAGCGAGGTGGTCGGGCGCCTGGCCCCGGGGCAGGACCAGTTCGAGCTTCTGGCCAAGACCTTTCCCGCCGGCACCGTCACCGGCGCCCCGAAGATCCGCGCGATGGAGATCATCGAGGAGCTCGAAAAATCCCGCCGGGGGCCCTACGCCGGCACCGTGGGCTACTTCTCGCTCACCGGGGACATGGACACGTGCATCACGATCCGCACCATGCTCGTCCGCGGCCGGACCGCGTACCTGCAGGCGGGCGCCGGAATCGTCGCCGACAGCGACCCCGAGCGCGAATGGCAGGAGACCTGCAACAAGATGGAAGTGCTCAAGCGCGCGGTGGCGATGGCGGAGGAGGGGCTCTGAAGGACTTGATTCCGTGAAAAAGATTCTTCTCATCGACAATTACGACTCGTTCACCTACAACCTCGCCCAGTACCTGGGGGAGCTCGGGTGCGAGCTCGAGGTCCGCCGCAACGACCGGATCTCGGTGGACGAGGCCCGGCGGCTGGACTTCACGCATCTGGTCGTCTCCCCCGGACCCGGGAACCCCACCCAGGCGGGCGCCAGCAACGACCTCATCCTCGCCTTCGCCGGCCGGCGCCCCATCCTGGGGGTGTGCCTCGGCCATCAGTGCATCGGCCACGTCTTCGGCGGCGTTGTGGAGAAGGCGGAACGCATGATGCACGG
The sequence above is drawn from the Planctomycetota bacterium genome and encodes:
- a CDS encoding WD40 repeat domain-containing protein is translated as MLVLALSLALAQERTDAAGDPLPAGASLRLGTARLRHDAPVVGLEFSPDGARLASSSHDRTLRVWDALTGKRLLLVEGHRGRMFALAWSSDGKRIATTGQDKTVRLWDAASGQEVGGFYGHEEHVWSVAFSPDGKLAASAGADDAIYVWDAATGQERAALRGHEGNVSAVAFAPDGAVLASAGLDGTIRLWNPALPRLLKTWRDADGAVQCLAFSRDGKRLAAGTWKGTVRLWKVAEGTPEAELRGHEGVVHRVAFSPDGARAASAGKDGTVRLWEVPSGRPEGTWPVSPLGVGSLAFSPDGKILAAGTGGGEVRVWEAATGRERLRPHEGGGAVAGLAFSPDGRAIAAGCADRSIRLWDAGTGASRRTLAGHAAELRAAVFLPVGGRLASADAAGEVRLWDLETGKEGGAWKAHADGVAGLAAAPDGRAVVTSGADRTVRAWDPVRGEALWTAGPFEEVPGPVAFVPGGKFLVVADSAGGFRVLEAATGRESRRFGGARAAARSLAVFPDGRLLAAAGGEPGVVLWDLERGKPHRTLYGHWDDAEAVAVSPDGRFVLTGAEDRTVRLWDAATGQERRVLEGHEGRIFAAAFSPEGRRAATAAGDSTILVWDLAGR
- a CDS encoding type I phosphomannose isomerase catalytic subunit, which codes for MPDRPLPLYPLRFKEIYKEKIWGGPELAKVLGKKGAGRRVGESWELSHREGDVSVVANGPYKGWTLDELLQEYRRSLLGDEHAMRFRRYPLLVKFIAAHDRLSLQVHPSDDYAQRYESEGVGKMEAWYILHAPKEARVIRGVLPGTTVAEFREHLKKGTIEQCLNVMDVKEQDVIFIPPGTIHSAYGGVVFLEVQQNSDTTYRLTDWGRVGFNKKPRPLDVEKAMGVTDFYSMGVSKYKPSRIPGYPYRRKLLIKCEKFTMESIELGRQKITEKANPARSVVHTVVSGKGKYLFGEKKKSSQPFKKGETYLIPAQLGEFDIVSQGQTEIVVSYVE
- the trpE gene encoding anthranilate synthase component I; translated protein: MTTIKVELKPVVREIPADLETPVSAFLKLQGNGARFLLESVEMGENLGRYSFIGLDALKNIKVFPDRMTVEEAGKIETLALENRNPLEILRQILAPLAIRHAGLPGLVGGAVGYIGYDFVRFLERLPNRLPDPLGLPLCNFYLASTMVIFDHVKHKMLLVTVAQENPHGKLAEVCDLLRRPLGPEWTSPRPAPRRAEFVSEFPADEFRAAVLKAKEYIRIGDIFQVVLSQRAHGEIHVDPFQVYRALRILNPSPYMFFLDYGDYQLVGSSPEIHAKLAGDQAVLRPIAGTRPRGRTEEEDRALERELLADEKERAEHLMLIDLARNDVGRCARYGTVRCTELYTVERYSHVMHLVSEVVGRLAPGQDQFELLAKTFPAGTVTGAPKIRAMEIIEELEKSRRGPYAGTVGYFSLTGDMDTCITIRTMLVRGRTAYLQAGAGIVADSDPEREWQETCNKMEVLKRAVAMAEEGL
- a CDS encoding aminodeoxychorismate/anthranilate synthase component II, which encodes MKKILLIDNYDSFTYNLAQYLGELGCELEVRRNDRISVDEARRLDFTHLVVSPGPGNPTQAGASNDLILAFAGRRPILGVCLGHQCIGHVFGGVVEKAERMMHGKLSKIYHDGRGVFRNLPNPFEATRYHSLVVREEGLPACLEVSAHTSEGEIMGLRHREFPIEGVQFHPESIMTRPGKTLLQNFLDLS